ATAGCCCATGCCATAGATGCTCTCCACCCAATCAGCCGCTCCTACAGTCTGCAAGCGTTGACGCAGTTTGCGAACTAGGACAGTCATTGCATTGCTTTCGGGTTCGGTTCCCCATTCCCACACTGCCTGCTCAATCTGGTTGCGGGTTAACACTTGCCGGGGATGGCGCATGAAGTACTCCAACAGTTGGAACTCACGACTGGATAGAGAAACAGTTGCACCTTGCCGCTCGACAGTCAGGGTATCGAGGTGGAGGTGGAAATCCTCAAGACTCAGTGTATCTCCCTGCCAGAGGGGTGATCGCCGTCTTAATGCCCGGACTCGTGCCATGAACTCCACCAGGTCGATCGGTTTCACCAGGTAGTCATCTGCACCGGCATCTAATCCAGTTACTTTTTCAGGCGTGGTGTCTCTTGCCGTGATCATCAAGACTGGAGCCGTTTTTCCCGCTGCTCGATATTGCCGGCAGAGGGTTACACCACTGACACGCGGTAACATCCAGTCTAGAACCAGCAGATCATATTCTTTTTCTGATAGAAGCCACTGAGCGGTCTCTCCATCTTTTACCCCATCGACGCTGTGCCCTGCCTGGGACAGTGCCAT
The Microcoleus sp. FACHB-672 DNA segment above includes these coding regions:
- the rppA gene encoding two-component system response regulator RppA, whose product is MRVLLVEDDPKQLMPLQMALSQAGHSVDGVKDGETAQWLLSEKEYDLLVLDWMLPRVSGVTLCRQYRAAGKTAPVLMITARDTTPEKVTGLDAGADDYLVKPIDLVEFMARVRALRRRSPLWQGDTLSLEDFHLHLDTLTVERQGATVSLSSREFQLLEYFMRHPRQVLTRNQIEQAVWEWGTEPESNAMTVLVRKLRQRLQTVGAADWVESIYGMGYRLTPPEKHKS